In Aminivibrio sp., the following are encoded in one genomic region:
- a CDS encoding chemotaxis protein CheX: MRMGTEKLAVLVNTFGSSLMTVSKEMGVEVTLVKSEIAQGVNVSGSCVAALVGVVGGGVQGTAVIMLDREGFNTTVSAMSGGMISPDIDDDVSMSVIGELANMVSGRALVQAALEGTEVTPPQLISGAGIKTIPSQSPGVRSFTLPFRLPVGGTLFLVLSFHV; encoded by the coding sequence ATGAGAATGGGAACGGAGAAGCTGGCGGTGCTCGTAAACACATTCGGGTCTTCTCTGATGACCGTCAGCAAAGAGATGGGAGTCGAGGTCACCCTTGTGAAGTCTGAAATAGCCCAGGGTGTCAATGTGAGCGGAAGTTGCGTAGCGGCCCTAGTGGGCGTTGTGGGCGGGGGAGTGCAGGGAACGGCCGTCATCATGCTCGACAGGGAAGGTTTCAATACGACCGTCTCGGCCATGTCAGGGGGAATGATCTCCCCCGACATTGATGACGACGTCTCCATGAGCGTCATCGGGGAACTTGCGAACATGGTCAGCGGCAGAGCTCTCGTGCAGGCAGCCCTTGAAGGTACGGAGGTGACCCCTCCCCAGCTGATTTCCGGTGCAGGCATAAAAACCATTCCCAGCCAGTCGCCGGGGGTGAGGAGCTTCACGCTGCCCTTCCGTCTTCCGGTCGGGGGGACCCTTTTTCTTGTTCTCTCCTTCCACGTGTAG
- a CDS encoding dicarboxylate/amino acid:cation symporter: MSVKKVPLIWQIGIGFVLGIGAGIVFGDKVKYVEPLGQIFLALLKMLIVPLVFSSLVVGAASIGDPRDLGRIGIKTIVLYLLTTAVAIVIGLVLGNLIQPGVGLTLSGSTSAFKAPEAPNIMNVILGLFPSNPVKAAADGVMLQIIVFALFLGISAVLAGEKGKPVIAFFDSLAETMYKLTGIVMKVAPYGVFSLIAVTVSKYGLSVLAPFAKVIGAVYLGCALHALLVYSGLIMVFVKKSPMWFFKGVREPALTAFVTRSSSATLPITMRTAQENLGVSEKVSSFVLPLGATINMDGTALYQGICALFVAQAYGLPLTMGAQMSIVLTATLASIGTAGVPGAGLIMLTLVLTAVGLPLEGAALVAGIDAVLDMARTCINVVGDSCVTAVVASTEGEKL; the protein is encoded by the coding sequence GAATCGGATTCGTCCTGGGTATTGGAGCGGGGATCGTTTTCGGCGACAAGGTGAAGTACGTGGAGCCCCTGGGGCAGATATTTCTTGCCCTTCTGAAGATGCTCATCGTTCCCCTCGTGTTTTCCAGCCTTGTGGTGGGGGCGGCCTCCATCGGCGATCCCCGTGACCTCGGAAGAATCGGCATCAAGACCATTGTCCTCTATCTCTTGACCACCGCGGTGGCCATCGTCATCGGTCTTGTCCTCGGCAACCTCATCCAGCCCGGCGTGGGACTTACCCTTTCCGGGAGCACCTCCGCTTTCAAGGCCCCCGAAGCTCCCAACATCATGAACGTCATCCTGGGTCTTTTCCCCTCCAATCCCGTCAAGGCAGCGGCTGACGGCGTTATGCTCCAGATCATCGTCTTCGCCCTCTTCCTCGGGATTTCCGCCGTTCTTGCCGGTGAAAAGGGCAAGCCGGTCATCGCCTTCTTCGACTCCCTGGCAGAGACCATGTACAAGCTGACGGGCATTGTGATGAAAGTGGCCCCTTACGGCGTGTTCTCCCTTATCGCCGTGACCGTGTCCAAGTACGGTCTTTCCGTTCTCGCCCCCTTCGCGAAAGTCATCGGGGCGGTCTACCTCGGGTGCGCTCTCCACGCCCTGCTGGTTTATTCCGGCCTGATCATGGTGTTCGTGAAGAAGTCGCCCATGTGGTTTTTCAAGGGTGTCCGTGAACCGGCCCTTACTGCCTTCGTCACCCGTTCAAGCTCGGCGACCCTCCCCATCACGATGAGGACTGCCCAGGAAAACCTCGGCGTCTCCGAGAAGGTGTCGTCCTTCGTCCTTCCCCTCGGCGCCACGATTAACATGGACGGAACGGCGCTCTACCAGGGCATCTGCGCCCTGTTCGTCGCCCAGGCCTACGGCCTGCCCCTGACCATGGGAGCCCAGATGAGCATCGTGCTCACGGCAACGCTCGCTTCCATAGGCACGGCGGGTGTTCCCGGCGCGGGACTCATCATGCTGACTCTCGTGCTGACGGCCGTCGGGCTCCCCCTTGAGGGAGCCGCCCTCGTGGCCGGTATCGATGCGGTCCTCGACATGGCCAGGACGTGCATCAACGTTGTGGGCGACTCCTGCGTCACAGCAGTAGTGGCATCCACCGAAGGCGAAAAACTGTAA